In Corallococcus macrosporus, one DNA window encodes the following:
- a CDS encoding lysophospholipid acyltransferase family protein: MIRIPISIAFWIFLALSSAVLFLGALLLWALTRPFDANGRVLHLYSCFWAQLYFYVNPMWHLRVEGRERLPWKGAAVLVANHESLGDILVLFGLYRPFKWVSKAENFKLPLIGWNMRLNRYVPLIRGDRASIIQMMAGCRHWLSRGVPILMFPEGTRSHDGQVKAFKDGAFTLSIQERCPIIPVVLTGTARTMPKHGLILQQAVHARVRVLEPIDPEAFGGDVHALRDHVRDVIIREKARMEAER, translated from the coding sequence ATCATCCGAATCCCCATCTCGATCGCGTTCTGGATCTTCCTCGCGCTGTCCAGCGCGGTGTTGTTCCTTGGAGCGCTCCTGCTGTGGGCGCTCACCCGCCCGTTTGACGCGAATGGACGCGTGCTTCACCTGTACTCGTGCTTCTGGGCGCAGCTGTATTTCTATGTGAACCCGATGTGGCACCTGCGGGTGGAGGGCCGTGAACGCCTGCCCTGGAAGGGCGCGGCGGTGCTGGTGGCCAACCACGAATCGCTGGGGGACATCCTGGTCCTCTTCGGCCTCTACCGGCCTTTCAAGTGGGTCTCCAAGGCGGAGAACTTCAAGCTACCGCTCATCGGCTGGAACATGCGCCTCAACCGCTATGTGCCGCTCATCCGCGGAGACCGCGCCAGCATCATCCAGATGATGGCGGGGTGCAGGCATTGGCTGTCGCGCGGCGTCCCCATCCTGATGTTTCCCGAAGGCACCCGCTCCCATGACGGCCAGGTGAAGGCCTTCAAGGACGGCGCCTTCACGCTCTCCATCCAGGAGCGCTGTCCCATCATCCCCGTGGTCCTCACAGGCACCGCGCGGACCATGCCCAAGCATGGGCTCATCCTCCAGCAGGCCGTCCACGCCAGGGTGCGCGTGCTGGAGCCCATCGACCCAGAGGCCTTCGGCGGGGACGTGCACGCCCTGCGCGACCACGTGCGCGACGTCATCATCCGCGAGAAGGCGCGCATGGAGGCTGAACGTTGA
- a CDS encoding APC family permease, with product MSPSPLHGYARRVGLFSGVMLVIGGIIGSGIFLNPAIVAQRVHTPELTLLVWLMGGGVALIGAFIYGELGQRSPKAGGSYVYLRDAFGPLPAFLNAWGLMLMIATGAIAAVAVTFANYTLALTGLGPGFRFPLAVGAILLLSGVNYLGVRPGALTQNVFTVLKLLALAVLVGAGLLLESVRPAAVEAVAAPQAPDSIVLALGAALVPVLFSYGGWQQTNFVAEEMVDPERNLPRALLLGVIGVVTVYLLANITYLRTLGAVGLAASSAPAADALGQLLGPAGRTFITAGIALSTFGFLNLVILVSPRVYQAMAADGLFFPWMARLHPRFRTPSNAIVFQAVWAILLTGTGTYGELLDYVVFADWLVFGATAATLFVYRARERQGLVPRAAYRVPGYPVTPLLFIAAALYVLLGSTASNPLNALKGTLLLGAGVPVFLYWRRRTRRPEAPPALGTP from the coding sequence ATGAGCCCCTCCCCCCTCCACGGATACGCGCGACGCGTCGGCCTCTTCTCGGGGGTGATGCTCGTCATTGGCGGCATCATCGGCTCGGGCATCTTCCTCAACCCGGCCATCGTCGCGCAGCGCGTGCACACGCCGGAGCTCACCCTGCTGGTGTGGCTCATGGGCGGCGGGGTGGCGCTCATTGGCGCCTTCATCTACGGGGAGCTGGGACAGCGCAGCCCCAAGGCGGGCGGCAGCTACGTCTACCTGCGCGATGCCTTCGGCCCGCTGCCCGCGTTCCTCAATGCGTGGGGCTTGATGCTGATGATCGCCACCGGGGCCATCGCCGCCGTGGCGGTCACCTTCGCCAACTACACCCTCGCGCTCACCGGCCTGGGGCCCGGCTTCCGCTTCCCCCTCGCCGTCGGTGCCATCCTCCTGCTCTCCGGCGTGAACTACCTCGGCGTGCGGCCCGGCGCGCTCACGCAGAACGTCTTCACCGTGCTCAAGCTGCTGGCGCTCGCGGTGCTGGTGGGCGCGGGGCTGCTGCTCGAGAGCGTCCGTCCTGCGGCGGTGGAGGCGGTCGCCGCGCCCCAGGCGCCGGACTCCATCGTGCTCGCCCTGGGGGCGGCGCTCGTCCCGGTGCTGTTCAGCTACGGCGGGTGGCAGCAGACGAACTTCGTGGCCGAGGAGATGGTCGACCCCGAGCGCAACCTGCCGCGCGCCCTGTTGCTCGGCGTCATCGGCGTGGTGACGGTGTACCTGCTCGCGAACATCACCTACCTGCGCACGCTCGGCGCGGTGGGGCTCGCGGCGAGCAGCGCGCCGGCGGCGGACGCGCTCGGTCAGTTGCTGGGGCCCGCGGGCCGCACGTTCATCACCGCGGGAATCGCCCTCTCCACCTTCGGCTTCCTCAACCTGGTCATCCTCGTCTCACCGCGCGTCTATCAGGCCATGGCCGCGGATGGACTGTTCTTCCCCTGGATGGCCCGGCTGCACCCGCGCTTCCGCACGCCCTCCAACGCCATCGTCTTCCAGGCGGTCTGGGCCATCCTGCTCACGGGCACGGGCACGTACGGCGAGCTGCTCGACTACGTCGTCTTCGCGGACTGGCTCGTCTTCGGCGCCACGGCCGCGACGCTGTTCGTCTACCGCGCGCGTGAGCGGCAGGGCCTGGTGCCCCGCGCCGCGTACCGGGTGCCCGGCTATCCCGTCACCCCGCTGCTCTTCATCGCCGCGGCGCTGTACGTCCTCTTGGGCTCGACGGCCTCCAACCCGCTCAACGCGCTCAAGGGCACGTTGCTGCTCGGCGCGGGTGTGCCCGTGTTCCTCTACTGGCGCCGGCGCACCCGGCGGCCGGAGGCTCCGCCCGCCCTCGGCACGCCCTGA
- a CDS encoding DUF3943 domain-containing protein yields the protein MRSERPSRAALAHVATVLLLATVFPSQARGFPADAPLARQEPTVQATGNAALEAAPGCQEPEPPRRHPWLALGEVTAVNTAVWAVNRYIRKRDWAEVSPEVWGRNLTSGFEWDADKFTANQLDHPYHGGIYYNIGRDNGLSYWEAAPLTFLGSLQWEVFGENNPPSANDVINTSIGGLAVGEVLYRLSSMILDNGATGWERGGREVAAGLLNPGRGFSRVVRGEAWRVGPTPREWTPAHFAGFARAGFLQEGAGDAGQEGSGRFVLGLGMRHGDPFLDDFRKPFDSFAVDASFIVRQGHFLGQADAQGLLAVTSLSRRPRWQVLLGAYQFYDFVDIGNYQVGAQSFSGSLLYRHELTGAMDVRAALDLRGVALAAISSIPSETNERGYDYGPGVGVTLRAALGSWPWEYLGVELETSWIHTLDGVVKDHLIHEGRLHADIPVYRGLGLGGSLQLFRRDTLISNERPDPVQTPRFQVFVSWH from the coding sequence GTGAGGTCCGAGCGGCCCAGCCGGGCGGCCCTCGCGCACGTCGCGACGGTGTTGCTGCTGGCCACTGTCTTTCCGTCCCAGGCGCGCGGGTTCCCCGCGGATGCGCCGCTCGCCAGGCAGGAGCCCACGGTTCAGGCCACGGGGAATGCGGCCCTGGAAGCCGCTCCCGGGTGCCAGGAGCCAGAGCCTCCGCGCCGGCATCCCTGGCTGGCGCTGGGCGAGGTGACGGCGGTGAACACGGCGGTGTGGGCGGTGAACCGGTACATCCGGAAGCGCGACTGGGCCGAGGTGAGCCCGGAAGTCTGGGGGCGCAACCTGACGAGCGGCTTCGAGTGGGACGCGGACAAGTTCACCGCCAACCAGCTCGACCATCCGTACCACGGCGGCATCTACTACAACATCGGGCGCGACAACGGCCTGAGCTACTGGGAGGCGGCTCCCCTCACCTTCCTCGGCAGCCTCCAATGGGAGGTGTTCGGCGAGAACAACCCCCCGTCCGCCAACGACGTCATCAACACGAGCATCGGAGGTCTCGCCGTCGGCGAGGTGCTGTACCGGTTGTCCTCGATGATTCTGGACAACGGTGCCACGGGCTGGGAGCGGGGCGGCCGCGAGGTGGCGGCGGGCTTGCTCAATCCGGGGCGTGGGTTCAGCCGGGTCGTCCGGGGCGAGGCGTGGCGGGTCGGGCCCACGCCGCGCGAGTGGACGCCGGCCCACTTCGCCGGCTTCGCGCGGGCGGGGTTCCTCCAGGAGGGAGCTGGCGACGCGGGGCAAGAGGGCTCGGGCCGGTTCGTGCTCGGGTTGGGCATGCGCCACGGCGACCCGTTCCTCGACGACTTCCGCAAGCCGTTCGACAGCTTCGCGGTGGATGCCAGCTTCATCGTCCGCCAGGGCCACTTCCTCGGCCAGGCCGATGCGCAAGGGCTGCTCGCGGTCACCTCGCTGTCGCGGCGACCCCGGTGGCAGGTCTTGCTGGGCGCGTACCAGTTCTACGACTTCGTGGACATCGGCAACTACCAGGTGGGCGCGCAGTCCTTCAGCGGGAGCCTGCTCTACCGCCATGAACTGACGGGAGCGATGGATGTGCGCGCGGCCCTGGATCTGCGGGGAGTGGCGCTCGCGGCCATCTCCTCCATCCCCTCCGAAACCAACGAACGGGGCTACGACTACGGGCCCGGGGTGGGAGTCACGCTGCGGGCCGCGTTGGGCTCCTGGCCGTGGGAGTACCTCGGCGTGGAGCTGGAGACGTCATGGATCCACACCCTGGACGGGGTGGTGAAGGACCACCTGATCCACGAGGGCCGCCTCCATGCGGACATCCCGGTCTACCGTGGGCTGGGGCTGGGTGGCAGCCTCCAGCTCTTCCGGCGCGACACGCTCATTTCCAACGAGAGGCCCGACCCCGTGCAGACCCCGCGGTTCCAGGTGTTCGTGTCGTGGCACTGA
- a CDS encoding endonuclease/exonuclease/phosphatase family protein, with protein MRLNEVNRTRRRGSLVALPWALLLLSLLTGCPLAENYPDETGPRYSGDHRTAGAVSAEEPSSLTVVTFNLSFAEHVPEAITALTRPPLAGADVILMQEMDAASVDRIARELGLAYVYYPGSVAKDGDDFGNAVLSRWPITADWKINLPHDDPYRQQHRIAVVATLDIRGTPVQAVCVHNATPIVGLGARLDQAETIIDALDGKGPLQIIAGDFNTSDPGSLTQTVKLFSGRGFQWASEGVGDTVDSMIGGLPLDSVFVQGLSVEERGVDRLPAGSDHHPVWVRFAWPP; from the coding sequence TTGCGTCTTAACGAAGTAAACCGCACCCGAAGGAGGGGCTCGCTCGTCGCGCTGCCGTGGGCGCTCCTCCTGCTCTCGCTGCTGACCGGGTGCCCGCTCGCGGAGAACTACCCGGATGAAACAGGACCGAGGTACAGCGGGGACCATCGGACCGCTGGCGCCGTCTCCGCGGAGGAGCCCTCCTCGCTCACCGTCGTGACGTTCAACCTTTCCTTCGCCGAGCACGTCCCCGAGGCAATCACAGCCCTCACGAGGCCACCGCTCGCGGGGGCGGACGTCATCCTGATGCAGGAGATGGACGCGGCCTCCGTGGACCGGATCGCCAGGGAGCTCGGGCTGGCCTACGTCTACTACCCCGGGTCGGTCGCGAAGGATGGGGATGACTTCGGAAACGCGGTGTTGAGCCGCTGGCCCATCACCGCGGACTGGAAGATCAACCTGCCGCATGACGACCCCTACCGCCAGCAGCACCGCATCGCGGTCGTCGCGACGCTGGACATCCGGGGGACCCCCGTCCAGGCGGTCTGCGTGCACAACGCGACCCCCATCGTCGGGCTCGGCGCCCGGCTGGATCAGGCGGAGACGATCATCGACGCGCTCGACGGAAAGGGGCCGTTGCAGATCATCGCTGGCGACTTCAACACCTCCGACCCCGGGAGCCTCACCCAGACCGTGAAGCTGTTCTCGGGGCGGGGCTTCCAGTGGGCCTCGGAAGGAGTGGGGGACACCGTGGACTCCATGATCGGGGGCCTGCCGCTCGACTCCGTCTTCGTCCAGGGCCTCTCCGTGGAGGAGCGCGGCGTGGACAGGCTCCCCGCCGGCAGCGACCACCATCCGGTCTGGGTGCGCTTCGCGTGGCCGCCATGA
- a CDS encoding RidA family protein gives MPVTLLNPDGLMKPDVYRQVAIATGTRQVHIAGQVAYDAQGQLVARGDLAGQVAQAYRNVSIALAAAGATFNDVVRLTIYVVDWKHERMPDFLAGIEQVSKELRIVPAPASLIGVSVLFEPDVLVEIEATAVVD, from the coding sequence ATGCCTGTCACCCTGCTCAACCCCGATGGACTCATGAAGCCCGACGTGTACCGGCAGGTGGCGATCGCCACCGGCACCCGGCAGGTGCACATCGCGGGACAGGTCGCGTACGACGCGCAAGGACAGCTCGTCGCGCGAGGGGACCTGGCCGGGCAGGTGGCGCAGGCCTACCGCAACGTCTCCATCGCGCTCGCGGCGGCCGGGGCGACGTTCAACGACGTCGTCCGGCTGACCATCTACGTGGTCGACTGGAAGCATGAGCGGATGCCCGACTTCCTCGCCGGCATCGAGCAGGTCTCCAAGGAGCTGCGCATCGTGCCGGCGCCCGCTTCGCTCATCGGGGTCTCCGTGCTCTTCGAGCCGGATGTCCTCGTCGAGATTGAAGCCACCGCGGTCGTGGACTGA
- a CDS encoding LysR family transcriptional regulator, with product MKRAQLDEIFAFMAVVDAGSFVGGGQSLGLTRSAAGKALARLESRLGVRLLNRTTRQLSLTDEGRVFHEHCLQVVAALDDAEASVGQRAGTPRGVLRITLPAAFGRRQVLPLLRDYLRAWPELQAEVSFTDGVSDIIEEGYDLAVRINASSTDTRLVSRVVARSPVFVCAAPAYLKAHGEPRTLEDLAAHECLLFSSRTRRQHWRLREKGGAPLKVEGRSRLRLDSGEAIRDAAIAGLGIAYLPGFLVGEDLANGRLKALLPSCETEFVPIMALYPSKRHLPAKVRRFIDLMVERWGATSTAPK from the coding sequence ATGAAACGCGCGCAGCTGGATGAGATCTTCGCCTTCATGGCCGTCGTGGACGCGGGCAGCTTCGTGGGAGGCGGCCAGTCCCTCGGGCTGACGCGCTCGGCGGCGGGCAAGGCCCTGGCCCGGTTGGAGTCGCGCCTCGGCGTGCGCCTGCTCAATCGCACGACGCGCCAGCTCAGCCTCACCGACGAGGGCCGCGTCTTCCACGAGCACTGCCTGCAGGTCGTCGCGGCCCTGGACGACGCGGAGGCCAGCGTGGGTCAGCGCGCGGGAACGCCCCGGGGCGTTCTCCGGATCACCCTGCCGGCGGCGTTCGGCAGACGTCAGGTCCTCCCGCTGCTGCGGGACTACCTGCGCGCCTGGCCGGAGCTCCAGGCGGAGGTGAGCTTCACGGATGGCGTCTCGGACATCATCGAGGAGGGCTACGACCTGGCCGTGCGCATCAACGCCTCCAGCACGGACACGCGCCTGGTCTCCCGGGTCGTGGCCCGATCCCCGGTGTTCGTCTGCGCCGCGCCCGCCTACCTCAAGGCGCACGGCGAACCCCGCACGCTGGAGGACCTGGCGGCCCATGAGTGCCTGCTCTTCAGCAGCCGGACGCGGCGGCAGCACTGGCGTCTGCGCGAGAAGGGCGGTGCCCCGTTGAAGGTGGAGGGGCGAAGCCGGCTGCGGCTCGACAGCGGCGAGGCCATCCGCGACGCGGCCATCGCGGGGCTGGGCATCGCCTATCTTCCCGGCTTCCTGGTCGGCGAAGACCTGGCGAACGGGCGGCTCAAGGCGCTGCTGCCGTCCTGCGAGACGGAGTTCGTCCCCATCATGGCGCTCTACCCGAGCAAGCGGCACCTGCCCGCGAAGGTGCGGCGCTTCATCGACCTGATGGTGGAGCGATGGGGCGCGACTTCGACAGCACCCAAATGA
- a CDS encoding YncE family protein, translating to MVPSPQVALSKNRWHARAGLLCAAVSLFVSSRAQAQAPAFIEFESAHVRPLALSPDGTKLFAVNTPDNRLEVFNVTSAGLSLVAEVPVGLEPVSVAARSNTEVWVVNHLSDSVSVVNVSGTPRVVRTLLVGDEPRDVVFAGANGHAFISTAHRGQHRTDPSIASVPGAGDPQLTTPGVGRADLWVFNPAALGTTLGGTPVRIVTLFGDTPRSLAVSPDKKTVYAAIAQSGNRTTTINMDSVCNGFGEAGICLVQPDTFPWGNNLFLGGLPGPSTNAQGAKAPETGLIVKWNPAASRWEDTLGRNWNNGVRFNLPDKDVFAIDADGLQQKAFYTGVGTTVFNLATNPKTGTVYATNSDANNLTRFEGPGSFGGSTVQGNIAKMRITVIKGTTVSPRHLNKHIDYSKLAGAPGFDPTARDHSLSTPTEMAVSGDGAKLYVAAFSSSKVGVFDTAALEADTFNPRTASANYIPVSGGGPSGLVLDEARNRLYVMTRFDNAVKVIDLGTKSQVASAALYNPEPASVVQGRPFLYDANFSSANGEASCASCHVFGDKDELAWDLGNPDDAVTTNAIDKRLASSLEIGAFRLLTGHPSSDVNGTGNQNSFHPMKGPMTTQTLRGMSTSGAMHWRGDRSTGFFGAGAYDEALSFKNFVVAFPGLLGRADMPTEAEMNTFTNFQLQVQLPPNPIRNLDNSLTSTQAAGRDFFFGSRRVDGLAIGTNTGFNCNGCHVIDASKGFFGTDGQSSFEGISQIMKIPHVRNMYTKVGMFGFPDSSFFQHSETGPTGDQVRGFGFTHDGAVDTLFRFFSAIVFANNSIGGPLVGFRSDTERRGVEAYMLAVDSDLAPIVGQQVTLTSTNASVVGARIDLLMARAKAPFVSKILGGATYEADLVAKAAIGTRVKGFLFDRAAGTWKPDDGTANITTAALRALANTLGQEVTFTAVPPGSGTRIALDRNLDGRLDGQ from the coding sequence ATGGTCCCTTCCCCGCAGGTGGCCCTGAGCAAGAACCGGTGGCACGCCCGAGCCGGTCTGCTGTGCGCCGCCGTGTCGTTGTTCGTCTCCTCCCGTGCCCAGGCCCAGGCGCCCGCGTTCATCGAGTTCGAGAGCGCGCACGTGCGTCCGCTGGCCCTGTCTCCGGACGGCACGAAGCTGTTCGCCGTCAACACGCCGGACAACCGCCTGGAGGTCTTCAACGTCACGAGCGCGGGCCTGTCACTGGTGGCCGAGGTGCCGGTGGGCCTGGAGCCCGTCTCCGTCGCCGCGCGCAGCAACACCGAGGTCTGGGTGGTCAACCACCTGTCCGACAGCGTCAGCGTGGTGAACGTGAGCGGCACGCCGCGCGTGGTGCGCACGCTGCTGGTGGGTGACGAGCCTCGCGACGTCGTGTTCGCCGGGGCCAACGGCCATGCGTTCATCTCCACCGCGCACCGGGGCCAGCACCGCACGGATCCGTCCATCGCCTCCGTGCCCGGCGCGGGGGATCCGCAGCTCACCACGCCGGGCGTGGGCCGCGCGGACCTCTGGGTCTTCAACCCGGCGGCCCTGGGGACGACGCTGGGCGGAACGCCCGTGCGCATCGTGACGCTCTTTGGCGACACGCCGCGCTCGCTGGCTGTCAGCCCGGACAAGAAGACGGTCTACGCGGCCATCGCGCAGTCCGGCAACCGGACGACGACCATCAACATGGACAGCGTGTGTAACGGCTTCGGCGAGGCGGGCATCTGTCTGGTCCAGCCGGACACGTTCCCGTGGGGCAACAACCTCTTCCTGGGCGGCCTGCCCGGGCCGTCCACCAACGCCCAGGGCGCGAAGGCTCCGGAGACGGGCCTCATCGTCAAGTGGAACCCCGCCGCCAGCCGCTGGGAGGACACGCTCGGCCGCAACTGGAACAACGGCGTGCGCTTCAACCTGCCGGACAAGGACGTCTTCGCCATCGACGCGGACGGCCTGCAGCAGAAGGCGTTCTACACGGGCGTGGGCACGACGGTTTTCAACCTGGCCACCAACCCGAAGACGGGCACGGTGTACGCGACCAACAGCGACGCCAACAACCTCACCCGCTTCGAGGGCCCCGGCTCCTTCGGCGGCAGCACCGTGCAGGGCAACATCGCGAAGATGCGCATCACCGTCATCAAGGGGACGACGGTGTCGCCGCGCCACCTGAACAAGCACATCGACTATTCGAAGCTGGCGGGCGCCCCCGGCTTCGACCCCACGGCCCGCGACCACAGCCTCTCCACCCCCACGGAGATGGCCGTGTCCGGTGACGGAGCGAAGCTGTACGTGGCCGCGTTCAGCTCCAGCAAGGTCGGCGTCTTCGACACCGCGGCGCTGGAGGCGGACACTTTCAACCCGAGGACGGCGAGCGCCAACTACATCCCGGTGAGCGGCGGTGGCCCCAGCGGCCTGGTGCTGGACGAGGCACGCAACCGCCTCTACGTGATGACCCGCTTCGACAACGCGGTGAAGGTCATCGACCTCGGGACGAAGAGCCAGGTGGCCTCGGCCGCGCTCTACAACCCGGAGCCCGCCTCCGTCGTGCAGGGCCGCCCGTTCCTCTACGACGCGAACTTCTCCTCGGCCAACGGCGAGGCCTCGTGCGCCAGCTGCCACGTGTTCGGTGACAAGGACGAGCTCGCGTGGGACCTGGGCAACCCGGATGACGCCGTGACGACCAACGCCATCGACAAGCGCCTCGCGAGCAGCCTGGAGATTGGCGCGTTCCGCCTGCTCACCGGCCACCCGAGCTCCGACGTCAACGGCACCGGCAACCAGAACTCCTTCCACCCGATGAAGGGCCCCATGACGACGCAGACGCTGCGCGGCATGTCCACGTCGGGCGCCATGCACTGGCGAGGGGACCGGTCCACGGGCTTCTTCGGCGCGGGGGCGTACGACGAGGCCCTGTCGTTCAAGAACTTCGTCGTCGCCTTCCCCGGGCTGCTCGGCCGCGCCGACATGCCCACCGAGGCGGAGATGAACACGTTCACGAACTTCCAGCTCCAGGTGCAGCTGCCGCCCAATCCCATCCGCAACCTGGACAACTCGCTCACGTCCACGCAGGCGGCCGGTCGCGACTTCTTCTTTGGCAGCCGCCGCGTGGATGGTCTGGCCATTGGCACCAACACCGGCTTCAACTGCAATGGCTGTCACGTCATCGACGCGTCGAAGGGCTTCTTCGGCACGGATGGCCAGTCGAGCTTCGAGGGCATCAGCCAGATCATGAAGATCCCCCACGTACGCAACATGTACACGAAGGTCGGCATGTTCGGCTTCCCGGACAGCAGCTTCTTCCAGCACTCGGAGACGGGGCCCACGGGTGACCAGGTGCGCGGCTTCGGCTTCACGCACGACGGCGCGGTGGACACGCTGTTCCGCTTCTTCAGCGCCATCGTCTTCGCCAACAACAGCATCGGCGGCCCGCTGGTGGGCTTCCGGAGCGACACGGAACGCCGGGGCGTGGAGGCGTACATGCTGGCGGTGGACTCGGACCTGGCGCCCATCGTCGGTCAGCAGGTGACGCTCACGTCGACGAACGCCTCCGTGGTGGGGGCGCGCATCGACCTCTTGATGGCTCGGGCGAAGGCGCCGTTCGTGTCGAAGATCCTCGGCGGCGCCACGTACGAGGCAGACCTGGTGGCGAAGGCCGCCATCGGCACGCGCGTGAAGGGCTTCCTGTTCGACCGCGCGGCCGGCACGTGGAAGCCGGATGACGGCACCGCCAACATCACCACCGCGGCCCTGCGCGCGCTGGCGAACACGCTGGGCCAGGAGGTGACCTTCACCGCGGTGCCTCCGGGCTCCGGCACGCGCATCGCGCTCGACCGGAACCTGGACGGCAGGCTCGACGGCCAGTAG